The segment AAAACTCTATAGTGCTATTTATCGCAAAGTGGATGAGAAATTAGAAAGAATTTCTGATTATTTATTGATTTCTTTAATTGATTTGTTCGAGAAATTAGATAAGGATGTTTTTTTCTTGGGAGATGGAGTTAATCTTTACCGAAAGGAAATTATTAGAAATAGACCAGAAGCCAAAATAGCCAGTTATAATTTATATTACCCTAAGGCAGGAAATTTAGGTATAATTGCTTATGAACGTTTTAAGGAAGGAAAAGTTGACTCAGTTTTTGAACTTCTACCTTTATATCTTTATCCTAAGGAATGCAGTATAAAAACTAAGAACTGAAATGGGAGAGATTATTGATATAAAAATAAAAAGATATAGTCGGCAAACCTGGGCAGAGGTTGATTTGTCTTCTTTAGGATTTAATCTTAAGCAGATAAAAAACATTTTATCTTCCGAGACAAAGATTATGCCCATTGTTAAAGCAGATGCCTATGGGCATGGTTTGGTTGAGGTAAGTAGGTATCTTGTCTCACAAGGAACAGAACAGTTGGGGATTGCGACGGTAGATGAAGGAATTGAATTAAGAGAAAATGGATTAGGCATATCTTTGTTTCTATTAGGCAATATTTTCCCTGAAGAGGCCGAAGCAGTTATTGAATACAATCTTATTCCTACTTTGTGTAACTTAGAAGTAGCCCAAAGGCTCAATGAAGTAGCCCAAGAAAAAAATATTTTTGTAAAAACACATGTTAAGATTGATACGGGGATGGGAAGAATTGGAGTCTCTTATAAAGAAGCAAAGGAATTTTTCTTAAAAATTAAAGAATTTTCTCATTTAGTTATAGAAGGTCTCTGGACGCATTTTGCCTCCGCAGAAGATGACTCTTTTACTAGTCTTCAGCTTACAAGATTTAATTTTGTTTTAGAAAGTTTGAAACAATTAGGAATTGGCTTTAACTATATCCATACCGCAAATTCCATGGCTCTATTTAGAAATAGAGAAACACATTTTAATTTAGTTAGACCGGGAATTACTCTTTATGGAGTTTATCCCGATGTTTCTTTAAGAGAAATTGTAGAGTTAAAGCCAGCAATGAGTTTAAAGACAAAGATTGTTTTTTTAAAAAAAGTTTATCAAGGAGAGCCAATTAGTTATGGAAGGACATTTTTTACTCAGAGAGAAAGTCTTATCGCTACCTTACCTATTGGTTACGGAGATGGATATAATTGGCTTCTATCCAATAAAGGAAGAGTATTAGTAAGGGGTCAATATGCTCCTATTGTAGGAAGGGTTTGCATGGACCAGATAATGGTTGATGTGACTGATATCCCCGGAGTTTCTTTAGGAGATGAGGTAGTTTTATTGGGTAGGCAAGGAGATTTAGAAATTACTGCTGAAGATCTAGCA is part of the Candidatus Omnitrophota bacterium genome and harbors:
- the alr gene encoding alanine racemase — translated: MGEIIDIKIKRYSRQTWAEVDLSSLGFNLKQIKNILSSETKIMPIVKADAYGHGLVEVSRYLVSQGTEQLGIATVDEGIELRENGLGISLFLLGNIFPEEAEAVIEYNLIPTLCNLEVAQRLNEVAQEKNIFVKTHVKIDTGMGRIGVSYKEAKEFFLKIKEFSHLVIEGLWTHFASAEDDSFTSLQLTRFNFVLESLKQLGIGFNYIHTANSMALFRNRETHFNLVRPGITLYGVYPDVSLREIVELKPAMSLKTKIVFLKKVYQGEPISYGRTFFTQRESLIATLPIGYGDGYNWLLSNKGRVLVRGQYAPIVGRVCMDQIMVDVTDIPGVSLGDEVVLLGRQGDLEITAEDLAELSGTISYEVLCRIGSRVPRIYKGV